DNA from Actinoplanes sp. SE50/110:
GAACGCCATCGCCAGGTCCTCGATCACCAGCACCGAGAGGATCACCGGGGTCTCCCGGTTGCCGAGCCGGCCCAGATCGGCGAGCACCTTGGCGATCACCCCGGACGACGACACCCAGGTGATGCCGGCCAGCACCAGCGCCGCCTTCGCGTCCCAGCCGAGCAGCAGCGCGAACAGGGCGCCGGGCAGCGCGTTCAGCAGCATGTCGATCACCCCGGCCGGGGCCGCCGAGCGCAGGTTGCCGACCAGTTCGTCGGCGGAGTACTCCAGACCCAGCATGACCAGGAGCAGGATCACCCCGATCTGCGCGCCGATCCCGATGAACTCCTCGCTCGCCGAGAGCGGCACCAGGCCGCCGTGCCCGAAGAACAGGCCGGCCAGCAGATAGAGCGGGATCGGGGAGAGACCGAACCGGCGGCCGGCCCGGCCCAGCATCCCGAGGCCGAACAGCAGCGCGCCGATCTCGATCAGCAGGACCGTGGTGTGGTGCACGGCGGGTCAGCCGGTGGTGTCGCCGGCCAGGATGGCCGTCACGCCGTCCAGCCCGTGCCGGGTGCCGACGGCGACGACCACGTCGTTCGCCTCGAACTGGAAGGCCGGGCCGGGCGACGGGATCACCTCGCGATCGCGGAGCACCGCCACGATCGACGCGCTGGTGCGGGTGCGGGCGCGGGTGTCGCCGAGCTGCCGGCCGACGAACGGCGAACCGGCCGGCAGTGCGATCTGCTCGGTGAGCAGCCCGGCCGCCTGCTGGCGCAGCCCGGCCAACTGGCTGAGCATCAGCGACGCGCCGAGCACGTCGGCCAGCGCCTCCGCCTCGTCGTCGGTCAGCGGGATCGAGGCGAGGCAGGCATCCGGGTCGTCGACGTCGTAGAGGACCAGGTCACGGCGGCCGTTGCGGTGCGAGACCACTCCGACGGTGCGGCCGGAGGAGGTGACCAGGTCGTGTCGGACACCGATACCCGGCAGTGAGGTCTGTTCCACCCGTACGCGCACGAGCCCCACGTTATCCCGCTTCGGCCGCGGCCTCGGGCCCGATCGGCTCCGCTTCCCTCTCCGCTTTGTCCGCCGCCCGCGGCCTCGCGATTTCTGCCGGCGGCTTCGCCACCAGAAGCAGGAGCAGACCGAGCACCGTCAAGATCAAATTCATGGTGTACGCGAGTCGGTAGCCGAATTCCTGGGCCAACCCGAACAGGGGCGCGGCCAGGATGTTCCCGATCGGGAAGGCGTTGGTGAACATCGTGGTGGCCCGGCCCGGATGCGCCGGCATCAGATCCTGGACGTAGGAGATGCCCAGCCCGGAGCAGGTGGCGATGAAGACCGCGTTCAGCACCTGGGCGGTGGCCAACATCCCGGTGGAGTGCGCGGTGGCGGCCACCGTCTGGTAGGCCACCGCGGCCACGCCGCCGCCGAGGATCAGCCGGCGCAGCGGAACCCGGGTGCTCAGCGCACCGAAGCCCAGCATCAGCGGGATCTCCAGCGCGGCGCACAGCCCGAGGATCAGGCCGGTGTCACCGACCGAGCCGTGCAGGTCGTCGGTGACGTACAGCGACATGGCCTGCACGCCGAGCACCATCGTCGTGGTGAGCAGCACGAACCCGGCGATGATCGGATACATCACGCGCGGTGGGCGGGTGTCGTCCCGGCTGCTCTGCCCGGCCGGGGCGGGCGCCTCCGCCTCCGGCAGCCAGCGGGTCGCGATCAGGGCGGCCACCAGGTACATCACGGCGGCGGTGCCGTACACCCAGCGGAACGAGCCGACGTCGAGCAGGACCGCGGCCAGAGGTGGGCCACCGACCCAGGCGATCGAGAAGACGGTGCGCAGCGAGCTGATCCCCATCGCGGCGCGGCGGGGGTCTTCGCGGGCGAGCACCTGACGGGCGTACGCGAAAGATTGGGGGTAGAAGGACCCGGCCAGTGCGGTGACCGTCATGGTGATCGCGAGCAGCACCCAGTAGTCGCGCACCATCGAGGTCAGCCCGGTGCCGGCGAAGCCGGCCAGGGCGGCGGTGATCAGCAGCATCCGCCGCATCGGCCGGCGGTCCGAGACGCGGGCGATGAACTGCGACATGCCGACGCCGGAGAGTGACGCGACGATCAGGAACGCGGAGACCTGGAACGGGTTGGCGTGCACCGCGGTGCTGAGGAACAGGCCGAGGAACGGGCCGACCACCGCGGTCGCGATCCCGGAGGCGAGAAACATGAAGCCGAGCGGGACCAGCCGCCGCGACAGGAGGCGCGTCACCTTGCCAACCTATCTCGCTGGAGAGCGCTCTCGCTGATGGTGACTGTCACCCTTCCGACACGCGTTAGAGTTGAGTGGAATACGCTCAAGTCTGTGGGGTTGTACCCGTTGGGAACCGACCAGGGGAGCTCATGAACGCCGAACGTCTGACCACGAAGAGCCGCGACGTGATCAAGAGCGCGGTGGCCACCGCCGCGCAGAGCGGCCACGCCACGGTGGAGCCGTGGCACATGCTGCTGTCACTGCTGGACACCGCCGGTTCGACGGCGCCGGCGCTGCTGCGCGCCGTCGGCGCCAACCCGGCCGACGTCCGCCGGGCCGCCGCCCGCGCCGTCGAGCAGCTGCCCAGCGCCCGCGGTGCCAGCACCGCCGAGCCCAGCCTGTCCCGGGAGTTCGTCAACGCGATCGGTGAGGCCGAGCTGATCGCCCAGCCGCTCGGCGACGAATACGTCTCGACCGAGCACCTGCTGGCCGGCCTGGCCCGCGGCGGCGGCGCGGTCAGCCAGACCCTCAAAGCGGCCGGCGCCGCCGAGGACGCGCTGGTGGCGGCATTTCCGCAGGTCCGCGGGGGCGATCGGAAGGTGACCAACGCCGACCCGGAGCAGACCTACAAGGCGCTGGAGAAGTACAGCGTCGACCTGACCGCGCTGGCCCGCGAGGGCAAGATCGACCCGGTGATCGGGCGGGACGCCGAGATCCGCCGGGTGGTCCAGGTGCTCTCCCGGCGCACCAAGAACAATCCGGTGCTGATCGGTGAGCCGGGCGTCGGCAAGACCGCGATCGTCGAGGGCCTCGCCCAGCGGATCGTGGCCGGCGACGTACCGGAAACTCTGCGCGACAAGAAACTGGTCTCCCTCGACCTGGGCGCCATGGTCGCCGGCGCGCAGTACCGGGGCCAGTTCGAGGAGCGGCTCAAGAGCGTGCTCGAGGAGATCCGCGGGTCGAACGGGCAGGTCGTCACGTTCCTCGACGAGCTGCACACGGTGGTCGGCGCCGGCAAGGGCGAGGGTTCGATGGACGCCGGCAACATGCTCAAGCCGATGCTGGCCCGCGGTGAGCTGCGGATGGTCGGCGCCACCACGCTGGACGAGTACCGCGAGCACATCGAGAAGGACCCGGCCCTGGAGCGGCGCTTCCAGCCGGTCGTGGTCGGCGAGCCCACCGTCGAGGACACCATCGGCATCCTGCGCGGGCTCAAGAGCCGGTACGAGGCGCACCACCGGGTGCAGATCACCGACGCCGCCCTGGTCGCCGCGGCCAGCCTGTCCGACCGCTACATCAGCGACCGGTTCCTGCCGGACAAGGCGATCGACCTGATCGACGAGGCCGCCTCCCGGCTGCGCATGGAGATCGACTCGCGGCCGGTCGAGCTGGACCAGCTGCAGCGTCAGGTGGACCGGATGCGGGTGGAGAAGCTCGCCCTCGAACGCGAGACCGACCCGGCCTCAGTGGCCCGGCTGGAGCGGCTCGACCGCGACCTCGCCGACCGCGAGGAGGAGCTGACCGCGCTGAACGCCCGCTGGGAACGCGAGCGCGGCGGCCTGAACCGGGTCGGCGAGCTGAAGAAGCAGCTCGACGAGGCGCGGGCGGCGCAGGAGCGGGCCCAGCGCGACGGCGACCTGCTGCAGGCGTCCCGGCTGCTCTACGAGGTCATCCCGGGCCTGGAGCGGGAGCTGGCGACCGCGGCCGAGTCGGAGGAGGAGACGACCGAGCCGCCGATGGTCAAGGAGGAGGTCGGCGCCGACGACATCGCCGAGGTGATCTCCTCGTGGACCGGCATCCCGGCCGGCCGGATGATGGAGGGCGAGACCGCCAAGCTGCTCCGCATGGAGGAGTCGCTGCAGGCCAAGGTCATCGGCCAGCGCGAGGCCGTGGCCGCGGTGGCCGGCGCGGTCCGCCGGGCGCGGGCCGGCATCGCCGACCCGGACCGCCCCACCGGCAGCTTCCTGTTCCTCGGCCCGACCGGTGTCGGCAAGACCGAGCTGGCCAAGGCGCTGGCCGGCTTCCTGTTCGACGACGAGCGGGCGATGGTCCGGATCGACATGAGTGAGTACGCGGAGAAGCACTCCGTGGCTCGTCTCGTCGGCGCCCCGCCCGGCTACGTCGGATACGAGGAGGGTGGCCAGCTGACCGAGGCGGTGCGCCGCCGGCCGTACAGCGTCGTCCTGCTCGACGAGGTGGAGAAGGCCCACCCGGACGTGTTCGACGTGCTGCTGCAGGTGCTCGACGACGGGCGGCTCACCGACGGGCAGGGACGCACGGTCGACTTCCGCAACGCGATCCTGGTGCTGACCTCGAACCTGGGCTCGGCCAACTCGGACTTCACGATGAGCGACGAGGAGCGGCACGACGAGGTGCTCGCCGCGGTGCGGGCGCACTTCAAGCCGGAATTCCTGAACCGGCTCGA
Protein-coding regions in this window:
- a CDS encoding sugar efflux transporter, with product MTRLLSRRLVPLGFMFLASGIATAVVGPFLGLFLSTAVHANPFQVSAFLIVASLSGVGMSQFIARVSDRRPMRRMLLITAALAGFAGTGLTSMVRDYWVLLAITMTVTALAGSFYPQSFAYARQVLAREDPRRAAMGISSLRTVFSIAWVGGPPLAAVLLDVGSFRWVYGTAAVMYLVAALIATRWLPEAEAPAPAGQSSRDDTRPPRVMYPIIAGFVLLTTTMVLGVQAMSLYVTDDLHGSVGDTGLILGLCAALEIPLMLGFGALSTRVPLRRLILGGGVAAVAYQTVAATAHSTGMLATAQVLNAVFIATCSGLGISYVQDLMPAHPGRATTMFTNAFPIGNILAAPLFGLAQEFGYRLAYTMNLILTVLGLLLLLVAKPPAEIARPRAADKAEREAEPIGPEAAAEAG
- a CDS encoding cation:proton antiporter regulatory subunit; its protein translation is MRVRVEQTSLPGIGVRHDLVTSSGRTVGVVSHRNGRRDLVLYDVDDPDACLASIPLTDDEAEALADVLGASLMLSQLAGLRQQAAGLLTEQIALPAGSPFVGRQLGDTRARTRTSASIVAVLRDREVIPSPGPAFQFEANDVVVAVGTRHGLDGVTAILAGDTTG
- the clpB gene encoding ATP-dependent chaperone ClpB, translating into MNAERLTTKSRDVIKSAVATAAQSGHATVEPWHMLLSLLDTAGSTAPALLRAVGANPADVRRAAARAVEQLPSARGASTAEPSLSREFVNAIGEAELIAQPLGDEYVSTEHLLAGLARGGGAVSQTLKAAGAAEDALVAAFPQVRGGDRKVTNADPEQTYKALEKYSVDLTALAREGKIDPVIGRDAEIRRVVQVLSRRTKNNPVLIGEPGVGKTAIVEGLAQRIVAGDVPETLRDKKLVSLDLGAMVAGAQYRGQFEERLKSVLEEIRGSNGQVVTFLDELHTVVGAGKGEGSMDAGNMLKPMLARGELRMVGATTLDEYREHIEKDPALERRFQPVVVGEPTVEDTIGILRGLKSRYEAHHRVQITDAALVAAASLSDRYISDRFLPDKAIDLIDEAASRLRMEIDSRPVELDQLQRQVDRMRVEKLALERETDPASVARLERLDRDLADREEELTALNARWERERGGLNRVGELKKQLDEARAAQERAQRDGDLLQASRLLYEVIPGLERELATAAESEEETTEPPMVKEEVGADDIAEVISSWTGIPAGRMMEGETAKLLRMEESLQAKVIGQREAVAAVAGAVRRARAGIADPDRPTGSFLFLGPTGVGKTELAKALAGFLFDDERAMVRIDMSEYAEKHSVARLVGAPPGYVGYEEGGQLTEAVRRRPYSVVLLDEVEKAHPDVFDVLLQVLDDGRLTDGQGRTVDFRNAILVLTSNLGSANSDFTMSDEERHDEVLAAVRAHFKPEFLNRLDDIVVFHALTRDDLIRIVDIQLARLRARLAERRLTLSVAEDAVDWLGEHGYDPIYGARPLRRLVQATIGDLLAKALLAGEIRDGDTVQVALNSAKDGLAVQRG